Proteins from a genomic interval of Vicinamibacterales bacterium:
- a CDS encoding tRNA-dihydrouridine synthase, with amino-acid sequence MKIGTVQLDSPFVISPMAGMTDTAFRRLVKRQGGCGLVVSEMVSSEGLVRGIDRTLEYAEYTEEERPVSIQIFGGEPARMAEAARVVEAMGANIVDVNMGCPVPKISRHNAGCSLMREPGHAAEIIAAMTRAVTIPVTVKMRKGWDAGEVNAPELAKRVEGAGAAAIAVHGRTAEQSYSGSADWDVVAGIARSVSIPVFGSGDCVEPEDIVARMQSGVSGVFVGRGVLRNPWILAQAQDLMAGLPARVVTDEDRGQFLLDYMGLLLADELGEQEGFRHLVIQATRPRPVDSKERWVINKLRALCAWYSKGFEGGAQFRIGVNSAKSIAEVEALIANFFLREAGLTPSK; translated from the coding sequence ATGAAGATCGGCACCGTCCAACTGGACTCACCGTTCGTCATCTCGCCCATGGCAGGCATGACCGACACGGCGTTTCGCCGCCTGGTCAAGCGCCAGGGTGGGTGCGGGCTGGTCGTGTCTGAAATGGTCAGCAGCGAGGGCCTGGTCCGCGGCATCGATCGCACGCTCGAGTACGCGGAATACACCGAGGAAGAGCGGCCCGTCTCGATCCAGATCTTCGGCGGCGAGCCGGCCAGGATGGCCGAGGCCGCGCGCGTGGTCGAGGCCATGGGCGCCAACATCGTTGACGTCAACATGGGCTGCCCGGTCCCGAAAATTTCCAGGCACAACGCCGGCTGCAGCCTGATGCGCGAGCCGGGGCACGCCGCCGAGATCATCGCCGCGATGACGAGAGCGGTGACGATCCCCGTGACCGTGAAGATGCGCAAGGGCTGGGACGCCGGCGAGGTCAACGCGCCGGAGCTGGCGAAGCGCGTGGAAGGCGCCGGTGCGGCGGCCATTGCCGTGCACGGCCGCACGGCGGAGCAGAGTTACAGCGGATCCGCGGATTGGGATGTCGTCGCCGGCATCGCCCGGTCGGTGAGCATCCCGGTGTTCGGGTCGGGCGACTGCGTCGAGCCCGAAGACATCGTGGCGCGGATGCAGTCCGGTGTCAGCGGCGTGTTCGTCGGCCGCGGAGTGCTGCGCAATCCCTGGATCCTGGCCCAGGCGCAAGACCTGATGGCCGGCCTCCCGGCGCGCGTCGTCACCGACGAAGATCGCGGGCAGTTCCTGCTGGACTACATGGGCCTGCTGCTGGCCGATGAACTCGGCGAGCAGGAGGGGTTCCGCCACCTGGTGATCCAGGCCACGCGTCCACGGCCGGTAGACTCGAAAGAGCGCTGGGTGATCAACAAGCTCCGCGCCCTCTGCGCGTGGTACAGCAAGGGCTTCGAGGGCGGCGCGCAGTTCCGCATCGGCGTGAACTCGGCGAAGTCGATCGCGGAGGTCGAAGCGCTGATCGCCAACTTCTTCCTGCGTGAGGCGGGTCTGACCCCGAGCAAGTAA
- a CDS encoding N-acetylneuraminate synthase family protein, with product MTPEIIIAGRRVGPAHVPLVVAEIGINHEGSLAVAREMVDAAARAGVEVVKHQTHVVDDEMSGAAKKVVPGNADVSIYTIMERCALSEADERQLKDYVESKGMIFMSTPFSRAAADRLERMNVPAYKIGSGECNNYPLLKHIASFGKPVILGTGMNTIESVAKAVAIFEQAGTPYALLHTTNLYPTPPHLVRLGAMVELGKAFPRAVIGLSDHTTDNIACIGAMALGASIVERHFTDHMSRVGPDIVCSMDEAHCRELIEAAKTLHAELGGTKGPVKEEQVTMDFAFATVVTIQPVKAGEAFTKQNLWVKRPGTGAIPAERYEGLLGKTAKRDIPTDTHLSDSDVR from the coding sequence GTGACTCCCGAAATCATCATCGCCGGCCGCCGGGTCGGGCCCGCGCACGTGCCGCTTGTCGTCGCCGAAATCGGCATCAACCACGAGGGCAGCCTGGCGGTGGCCCGCGAGATGGTGGATGCCGCGGCCCGCGCCGGGGTCGAAGTGGTGAAGCACCAGACCCACGTCGTGGACGACGAGATGAGCGGCGCCGCGAAGAAAGTGGTGCCGGGTAACGCCGACGTCTCGATCTACACGATCATGGAGCGCTGCGCGCTGTCGGAAGCCGACGAGCGGCAGCTCAAGGACTACGTCGAGTCGAAGGGCATGATCTTCATGAGCACGCCCTTCTCACGCGCGGCCGCGGACCGCCTCGAGCGCATGAACGTGCCGGCGTACAAGATCGGGTCCGGCGAGTGCAACAACTACCCGTTGTTGAAGCACATCGCGTCGTTCGGCAAGCCCGTCATCCTCGGCACGGGCATGAACACCATCGAGAGCGTGGCGAAGGCCGTGGCCATCTTTGAGCAGGCCGGCACGCCGTACGCGTTGCTCCACACGACGAACCTCTATCCCACGCCGCCGCACCTCGTCCGCCTGGGCGCGATGGTGGAGCTCGGCAAGGCCTTCCCGCGCGCGGTGATCGGCCTTTCGGATCACACCACCGACAACATCGCCTGCATCGGCGCCATGGCGCTCGGCGCGTCGATCGTCGAACGCCACTTCACCGACCACATGTCCCGCGTCGGCCCCGACATCGTCTGCTCGATGGACGAGGCGCACTGCCGCGAGCTGATCGAGGCGGCCAAGACCCTGCACGCGGAGCTGGGCGGCACCAAGGGGCCGGTCAAGGAAGAGCAAGTGACGATGGACTTCGCGTTCGCGACGGTCGTCACCATCCAGCCGGTCAAGGCCGGCGAGGCGTTTACGAAGCAGAACCTCTGGGTGAAGCGGCCCGGCACGGGCGCCATTCCGGCGGAGCGTTACGAGGGCCTGCTCGGCAAGACCGCGAAACGCGACATCCCCACCGACACGCACCTTTCCGACAGCGACGTTCGCTAG
- a CDS encoding outer membrane beta-barrel protein, protein MKGARASWLFLFVFASSAGMAFAQDAPAVAIMAGVNQSYFATTPKSDTSAKQGLLLGGFAVLRRDKYFQIQPEVQLSQRRAEVAYAGTNTTYSTTYVNLSLLLRTKLFKGLYTTQGPQFSIPVRASLKVPGGTADIKDNIAKDISLVIGLGRQFGRIGIEGRWDSGLKRVEVVPLGGFVKRNRAITVVGIFAF, encoded by the coding sequence ATGAAGGGTGCCCGTGCTTCGTGGCTGTTCCTGTTTGTGTTCGCTTCGTCCGCGGGCATGGCCTTTGCCCAGGACGCTCCCGCGGTTGCCATCATGGCCGGCGTTAACCAGTCTTACTTCGCGACCACGCCGAAAAGCGATACCAGCGCCAAGCAAGGTCTCCTGCTCGGCGGCTTTGCCGTGCTTCGGCGTGACAAGTACTTCCAGATTCAGCCGGAGGTCCAGTTGTCGCAGCGCCGGGCCGAGGTGGCCTACGCCGGCACGAACACCACCTATTCCACGACCTACGTGAATCTCTCCCTGTTGCTCCGGACCAAACTGTTCAAGGGCCTTTACACCACGCAGGGTCCACAGTTTTCCATTCCGGTGCGCGCCAGCCTGAAAGTTCCCGGCGGTACCGCGGACATCAAGGACAACATCGCGAAAGACATCAGCCTGGTTATCGGCCTCGGCCGTCAGTTTGGCCGCATTGGCATTGAGGGACGCTGGGATTCGGGCTTGAAACGTGTCGAAGTGGTTCCGCTGGGCGGTTTCGTCAAGCGCAACCGCGCCATCACCGTCGTCGGAATCTTCGCGTTCTAG
- a CDS encoding carboxypeptidase-like regulatory domain-containing protein, with the protein MRKSLAVLLSALTLTFGAPIVGIAQAPASTLRGQIVDAGGRGATGMRVELVSDRLVVATTISSTDGHFNFAGVPADNYVVRTTVNGQPTGVRVSVTAGQSAATALLVLPSVAAASPGVILAVVGPALGSIVAATVTIVGNTIVIQSANNSDLNFVATSVAQAQAYLETLNAQVPAPPGTPPLFTFIPTVPASGTQ; encoded by the coding sequence ATGCGTAAATCGCTCGCGGTTCTGCTTTCTGCGTTGACGCTCACGTTTGGGGCACCGATCGTCGGCATTGCGCAGGCACCCGCTTCAACACTGCGTGGCCAGATCGTTGATGCCGGCGGTCGCGGCGCGACGGGTATGCGCGTGGAGCTGGTGAGCGACCGCCTGGTGGTGGCCACAACTATCAGCTCGACCGACGGCCATTTCAACTTCGCAGGGGTGCCGGCCGACAACTACGTGGTGCGAACCACCGTCAACGGCCAGCCGACCGGAGTGCGGGTATCGGTGACGGCGGGTCAGAGTGCGGCAACGGCTCTGCTGGTGCTGCCAAGCGTGGCCGCGGCGTCTCCTGGCGTGATTCTGGCAGTGGTTGGCCCGGCGCTTGGAAGCATCGTCGCCGCGACAGTGACCATCGTTGGAAACACGATTGTCATCCAGTCAGCCAACAACAGCGACCTGAATTTCGTGGCCACCAGTGTTGCTCAAGCCCAGGCTTACCTTGAGACTTTGAACGCGCAGGTCCCCGCGCCGCCTGGGACGCCACCGCTATTCACCTTCATCCCGACCGTTCCCGCGAGCGGTACCCAATAG
- a CDS encoding O-antigen ligase family protein: MRLFPTSVILLLAWGALAVGGSPSWAAAPVAVFAATTGILGFLERRESAPTLPHRPVILALCLFLAAIGVQLVPLPESIVTRLSPAHDVAAFERLLATADRRDPELVPTVAAGASRPLSIAPARTWWGLGFAAAFALFTLGAARGLSAVSLPRVSRGILLLGAVVAFMGLYQRTRDSFDLYGLYAPLAPSRLSAPFMNHNHQAGWLVMVSSLAIGLFVGEVARGMRTVASAWRARILWFSTKQANVALLLLFTIALMAIAILATQSRSGAATFSLALVAMRWWGGRRQASKLQRRAVTGGLIAVILLAVAISGSDVAARIAGTSWYTMDGRVAVWNDTLPVLSHFWLTGTGFNTYGTAMLHYQTAADGAQYVEAHNDYLQLAAEGGLLVGIPTLILISSLVVEIRRRFNERADDTRTYWVRVGAVTGLVGIAAQSLVEFTLQMPGAAAMFATLLAIAIHHPRPRMASPERHAE; this comes from the coding sequence GTGCGGCTCTTCCCGACTTCCGTCATCCTGCTGCTGGCGTGGGGAGCGCTGGCCGTGGGCGGGTCTCCCTCTTGGGCCGCCGCTCCGGTTGCGGTGTTTGCGGCCACCACCGGGATTCTCGGATTTCTCGAGCGACGCGAGAGTGCCCCAACGCTTCCGCACCGGCCCGTGATCCTTGCGCTGTGCCTGTTCCTGGCGGCGATCGGGGTGCAACTGGTGCCGTTGCCAGAATCCATCGTCACCAGGTTGAGTCCGGCTCATGATGTCGCGGCGTTCGAGCGGCTGCTCGCCACGGCAGACCGGCGCGACCCGGAGTTGGTGCCAACGGTCGCCGCGGGCGCATCACGTCCCCTCTCGATTGCTCCCGCCCGCACGTGGTGGGGACTTGGCTTTGCGGCCGCCTTCGCGCTCTTCACATTGGGGGCTGCTCGTGGCTTGTCGGCGGTCAGCCTTCCGAGGGTATCGCGGGGCATATTGCTCCTGGGTGCAGTTGTTGCGTTTATGGGGCTCTATCAACGGACTCGCGACTCTTTCGATCTGTACGGCCTGTACGCCCCCCTTGCTCCCAGCCGTCTCTCTGCACCATTCATGAATCACAACCATCAAGCAGGATGGCTCGTCATGGTGAGCTCGCTCGCGATCGGGTTGTTCGTCGGTGAAGTGGCTCGGGGCATGCGGACTGTTGCGTCGGCCTGGCGGGCACGCATCCTCTGGTTTTCTACGAAACAAGCGAACGTCGCCCTCTTGCTGCTGTTCACGATCGCTTTGATGGCCATCGCAATCCTGGCCACCCAGTCTCGATCAGGCGCCGCGACGTTCTCGCTGGCGTTGGTGGCAATGCGCTGGTGGGGTGGGCGCAGGCAGGCCTCCAAGTTGCAACGCCGTGCGGTGACCGGTGGGCTGATCGCCGTCATCCTGCTTGCAGTCGCAATCAGTGGTTCCGACGTGGCAGCGCGCATTGCGGGTACGTCTTGGTACACGATGGACGGGCGGGTGGCAGTTTGGAATGACACACTGCCAGTTCTCAGCCATTTCTGGCTCACAGGCACCGGCTTCAACACGTATGGCACCGCGATGCTGCACTACCAAACAGCTGCTGATGGGGCTCAATATGTCGAAGCGCACAACGACTATCTGCAACTGGCTGCTGAAGGAGGGCTGCTGGTTGGCATCCCAACGTTGATCCTGATTTCAAGTCTGGTGGTTGAGATTCGTCGCCGTTTCAACGAACGCGCCGACGACACCCGCACCTACTGGGTGCGGGTCGGTGCTGTGACCGGGCTCGTCGGTATTGCTGCACAGTCACTGGTGGAGTTCACGTTGCAGATGCCGGGCGCCGCGGCGATGTTCGCGACGCTGCTGGCCATTGCCATTCACCACCCGCGGCCCAGGATGGCCAGCCCTGAACGGCATGCCGAGTAA
- a CDS encoding CocE/NonD family hydrolase, which produces MPTKTASPMVRLRVRFGAALGAVALSMVLVGNPGAQTTRTFKSTRAWSEFVTMRDGVKLAVDVHLPEGLAPGERTATILHMSRYYRSVAVRGPWKPFAGFGVIPITELDLREPMVKAGYSWVDVDVRGAGASFGHHDYPLSQVEVRDGAEVIDWIVKQPWAARVVGTTGASYNGSMALMLLGNRHPALKAVVPRFSGWDMYEDVWLPGGVQSHPFLSAWSRLVESFDRNRFPDVFGWSTGLAIRSVRPVTEAELEPAIAQHVSNVNAFDLLSPVVYRDDPLTPPLPVTIDNFSPHTTTPPGVPIYAYSGWFDGAMVRGEIRAYLALAHAGSRLRLGPWFHGGEFNASPFARRGQRPFDHAAEVIRFFDQHLRGIDAGAGHEAPVQYYTMGREEWRGSSTWPPPGATWQSWYLDADRAMTATPATAADADDTYQVDPAQASPPGSRWGLVVGTSARRGYGNRRRLETGMLTYTTPALPQALEVTGHPRVRLFVASDATDGAVFAYLEDVAPDGRVTYVTEGQLRLIHRQATLGPGDLTPVRSFRRADAREMVPGQVTEVVFDLLPTSYDFAAGHRIRLAFAGHDAANFSHPYPARPPVYRMHRDSLHPSRLELPVFRPTANGRLR; this is translated from the coding sequence ATGCCAACGAAGACGGCCAGCCCGATGGTCCGCCTGCGCGTTAGGTTCGGCGCCGCGCTCGGCGCCGTCGCGCTGTCGATGGTGCTGGTTGGCAATCCCGGCGCGCAGACGACGAGGACGTTCAAGTCCACGCGGGCCTGGTCCGAGTTCGTGACCATGCGCGACGGCGTGAAGCTGGCCGTCGACGTCCATCTGCCCGAGGGCCTGGCGCCGGGCGAACGCACGGCCACCATCCTGCACATGTCGCGCTACTACCGCTCGGTCGCGGTGCGTGGCCCGTGGAAGCCCTTCGCCGGGTTCGGCGTAATCCCGATCACCGAACTGGATCTGCGCGAGCCGATGGTCAAGGCGGGCTACTCGTGGGTGGACGTGGATGTCCGCGGCGCCGGCGCCTCGTTTGGCCATCACGACTATCCCTTGTCCCAGGTCGAAGTGCGTGACGGCGCCGAAGTGATCGACTGGATCGTCAAGCAGCCGTGGGCCGCGCGCGTGGTTGGCACGACCGGCGCGTCCTACAACGGTTCCATGGCGCTGATGCTATTGGGCAATCGCCACCCCGCGCTCAAGGCGGTGGTGCCGCGCTTCAGCGGCTGGGACATGTACGAGGATGTGTGGCTTCCGGGCGGTGTCCAGAGCCATCCGTTCCTGTCTGCCTGGTCGCGACTGGTCGAATCGTTCGATCGCAATCGTTTCCCGGATGTGTTCGGCTGGTCCACCGGGCTGGCGATCAGAAGCGTGCGTCCCGTCACCGAGGCCGAGCTCGAGCCGGCCATCGCGCAGCATGTGAGCAACGTCAACGCGTTCGATCTCCTGAGTCCGGTCGTCTACCGGGATGATCCGCTGACGCCGCCGCTGCCGGTCACGATTGACAACTTCAGTCCGCATACCACGACCCCGCCCGGTGTCCCGATCTATGCCTATAGCGGCTGGTTTGATGGAGCCATGGTCCGCGGCGAAATTCGCGCCTACCTGGCATTGGCGCACGCCGGCAGCCGGCTGCGCCTCGGGCCCTGGTTCCATGGCGGCGAGTTCAACGCCAGTCCCTTTGCCAGGCGCGGTCAGCGTCCGTTCGATCACGCCGCCGAGGTCATCCGTTTCTTCGACCAGCATCTGCGCGGCATCGATGCCGGCGCCGGTCACGAGGCGCCGGTGCAGTACTACACCATGGGCCGTGAAGAGTGGCGCGGCAGCAGCACCTGGCCGCCACCTGGAGCCACGTGGCAGTCCTGGTACCTTGACGCGGATCGCGCGATGACGGCCACGCCGGCCACCGCCGCCGACGCGGACGACACCTACCAGGTGGATCCGGCGCAAGCCAGCCCGCCCGGATCGCGATGGGGCCTGGTGGTCGGCACCAGCGCAAGGCGGGGTTACGGCAACCGCCGCCGCCTCGAAACGGGGATGCTGACCTATACCACCCCGGCGCTGCCCCAGGCCCTGGAGGTCACCGGGCACCCACGCGTGCGGCTATTTGTCGCATCCGACGCGACCGACGGCGCCGTGTTTGCCTACCTGGAGGACGTCGCGCCCGATGGCCGCGTCACGTATGTCACCGAAGGCCAGCTGCGGCTCATCCATCGGCAGGCCACGCTTGGGCCGGGCGACCTGACCCCGGTCCGCAGTTTTCGAAGGGCTGATGCGCGAGAGATGGTGCCGGGCCAGGTGACCGAAGTGGTGTTCGACTTGCTGCCGACGTCGTACGACTTTGCCGCCGGCCACCGGATTCGCCTTGCCTTCGCCGGCCACGATGCCGCCAACTTCTCGCACCCCTATCCGGCCCGGCCCCCGGTCTACCGGATGCACCGCGACTCCCTGCATCCCAGCCGCCTGGAATTGCCGGTGTTCCGGCCGACCGCGAATGGTCGGCTGAGGTAG
- a CDS encoding outer membrane beta-barrel protein, with amino-acid sequence MIKRSLVILLYALSFSQAAHAQQAPADDPVASAPIHLGVVGVSPRFVLSNAGIDTNVFNTVDDRQRDFTFTTAPSADLYLRTGRGLLSVSGGAEFVYFQKFDTERSVNSNATGRYEFRFNRVRPYASAGTLNTKQRPGHEIDVRARHYETDLKFGSDVMFMSKSSARLEFRKLDYKFAGDAVFDGRPLNQGLNRTLKAVDLGWRQRLTALTTWVTRVSRESERFEFEDARNSDSFRVSSGFELGRFALIRGSAFAGFRKLTAADGGTLPGFSGVTADVDVSYTAPTQTRLGAAVDRDIQYSYDNRTPYYVQTGWTATLTQRVTGKWDAQLSGGRDRLAYQSNNAADRRKDFVGRFAGGIGYAVRDGVRASFDVQSFYRSSAIRGREYGGVRAGFSMTYGY; translated from the coding sequence TTGATAAAGCGTTCTCTTGTCATCCTCTTGTACGCGTTGTCCTTCTCGCAGGCGGCACATGCGCAGCAAGCCCCGGCCGACGATCCCGTCGCGTCGGCACCGATCCACCTAGGCGTGGTTGGCGTCAGCCCACGCTTCGTTCTCAGCAACGCCGGTATCGACACCAACGTGTTCAACACGGTCGACGATCGACAGCGCGATTTCACCTTCACGACGGCGCCAAGTGCGGACCTCTATCTGCGCACGGGCCGCGGCCTCTTGAGCGTCTCGGGCGGTGCGGAGTTCGTCTACTTCCAGAAGTTCGACACCGAGCGGTCGGTCAACAGCAATGCTACCGGGCGATACGAGTTCCGGTTCAACCGCGTGCGGCCGTACGCGTCGGCCGGCACGCTGAACACCAAGCAGCGCCCCGGCCATGAGATCGACGTCCGCGCACGCCATTACGAGACCGATCTCAAGTTTGGCAGCGACGTCATGTTCATGTCGAAGTCGAGCGCTCGCCTCGAGTTCAGGAAGCTTGACTACAAATTCGCGGGCGACGCCGTGTTCGATGGCCGGCCGCTCAACCAGGGACTGAACCGCACCCTGAAAGCCGTCGACCTCGGCTGGCGCCAGCGCCTGACCGCCTTGACGACGTGGGTCACCCGCGTGTCGCGGGAGAGCGAGCGGTTCGAGTTCGAGGACGCACGCAACTCCGATAGCTTCCGAGTATCGAGCGGATTCGAACTGGGCCGTTTCGCGCTGATCCGCGGCAGCGCGTTCGCGGGGTTCCGCAAGCTGACCGCGGCCGATGGCGGCACCCTGCCCGGTTTCTCGGGAGTCACGGCTGATGTCGACGTGTCGTACACCGCGCCGACGCAGACTCGCCTTGGCGCGGCGGTCGATCGCGACATCCAGTATTCGTATGACAACCGAACGCCGTATTACGTGCAGACCGGCTGGACCGCCACCTTGACCCAACGCGTCACCGGCAAGTGGGACGCGCAGCTCTCCGGTGGCCGCGACCGGCTCGCGTACCAGTCCAACAACGCCGCCGACCGGCGTAAGGATTTCGTGGGCCGCTTCGCCGGCGGCATCGGCTACGCGGTGCGAGACGGCGTCCGGGCGAGTTTTGACGTGCAGTCGTTCTACCGCAGTTCAGCAATTCGCGGCCGCGAGTATGGCGGCGTGCGCGCAGGGTTTTCCATGACTTATGGGTACTAG
- a CDS encoding polysaccharide biosynthesis/export family protein, with amino-acid sequence MGTRSLVLTLCCVALTVSAVRGFQALQPNNYVVGPQDILTVTSFDQDDLSGKYPVDADGTFTFPLVGRVKAGGLTLRELEAEIKRLLKDGFFKDPQLSVGVEQYRSQKIHIVGEVRNPGTYPLAGDMSLIEAVARAGSTLPSASGEALVVRAKPGQQTSAPVLPNGDETDVTTVDLKQLQSGAFSQNVSLRDGDTIFVPRAESVYVFGQVKNPGAYSIQRSTTVLQALSLAGGVNDRGATGRIKIVRIEKGKTIEVRVKLTDIVRPGDTIMVPERFF; translated from the coding sequence ATGGGTACTAGATCACTTGTTCTCACCCTTTGTTGTGTCGCGCTAACTGTCAGTGCAGTCCGCGGTTTCCAGGCACTGCAGCCGAACAACTACGTGGTTGGCCCACAAGACATCCTGACCGTCACCTCGTTCGACCAGGACGACTTGAGCGGCAAGTATCCGGTCGACGCCGACGGCACGTTCACGTTTCCGCTGGTCGGCCGGGTCAAGGCCGGCGGCCTGACGCTGCGCGAACTCGAAGCCGAGATCAAGCGGTTGTTGAAGGACGGCTTCTTCAAGGATCCGCAGCTCTCGGTTGGCGTGGAGCAATACCGCAGCCAGAAGATCCACATCGTCGGCGAGGTCCGCAATCCCGGCACGTATCCCCTGGCGGGCGACATGAGCCTGATCGAGGCCGTGGCGCGCGCCGGATCGACCCTGCCGAGTGCGTCGGGAGAGGCGCTGGTGGTCCGGGCCAAGCCAGGCCAACAGACTTCGGCCCCAGTGCTGCCGAACGGCGACGAGACGGATGTGACCACGGTTGACCTGAAGCAACTCCAGAGCGGCGCCTTCAGCCAGAACGTGTCGCTGAGGGATGGCGACACCATCTTCGTTCCTCGCGCCGAATCGGTCTACGTGTTCGGCCAGGTCAAGAATCCTGGGGCATATTCAATTCAACGAAGCACTACGGTTCTCCAGGCCCTATCGCTCGCGGGTGGAGTCAATGACCGGGGTGCTACCGGCCGGATCAAGATCGTGCGGATTGAGAAAGGCAAGACGATCGAGGTGCGAGTGAAGCTCACCGACATCGTGCGGCCGGGCGACACGATCATGGTTCCCGAAAGGTTTTTCTGA